In Pseudophryne corroboree isolate aPseCor3 chromosome 7, aPseCor3.hap2, whole genome shotgun sequence, a single window of DNA contains:
- the LOC134944101 gene encoding paraneoplastic antigen Ma1 homolog → MEKFTGEDISAWCQRRKKDPKKCLSVGGNFSEFSDEEIVERLARLYGIIRPRVVDKWMGGLGRVIAVLIETENELETDVIPLIVAANEETGRRWNVMWPNICGDEEEATSAHISVPSLDNPNRGERNIGGEGGDAQDTGANATGGQFEIIMDRVVTQLERWHYEGSYRRLRIFSGILPVPSGEETYEAWKEAAVQQVEEWQCPDKIKRQRVVESLRGPAMGIIQAARRSNTNATLETFFEALDYAYGTLEDVGDLTSRLHHTFQEPTEKLSAFLIRLDKLLYKIVDKGGIVRDDVDRSRMKQLLRGALTTDPVAQKLRCSGVKEPFPTFNELLKEVKQEEVLIEMREKTVKKVKVIQPVVESNAFEEKILKLMDEQSKKIDKFIATQAVNTSPQISDSSPVRGLGRGSNNFNRGCFRCGRTGHRAFECNLNRNWNRNTDNASGGNQNTESSGSGNGRGRSVGPSQAP, encoded by the coding sequence ATGGAAAAGTTTACTGGGGaagatattagtgcttggtgtcaaAGGAGAAAAAAAGATCCCAAGAAATGTTTAAGTGTGGGAGGGAATTTTTCGGaattctctgatgaagagatagtgGAAAGGTTAGCCAGGTTATATGGAATAATTAGGCCAAGGGTTGTAGATAAATGGATGGGAGGATTGGGAAGAGTAATAGCAGTACTGATAGAAACAGAAAATGAGTTGGAGACTGATGTAATACCATTGATAGTGGCAGCAAATGAAGAGACGGGTAGGAGGTGGAATGTGATGTGGCCTAACATATGTGGGGATGAAGAAGAAGCTACTAGTGCACATATATCAGTGCCTTCTCTAGACAACCCTAATAGAGGTGAGAGGAATATTGGTGGTGAAGGGGGTGACGCTCAGGATACTGGTGCAAATGCCACAGGTGGACAGTTTGAGATCATAATGGATAGAGTGGTCACTCAGTTAGAAAGGTGGCATTATGAAGGGAGTTATAGGAGGTTACGGATTTTTTCAGGGATTCTACCTGTACCATCAGGAGAAGAGACATATGAGGCCTGGAAAGAAGCGGCGGTACAACAAGTGGAAGAATGGCAGTGCCCAGATAAGATTAAGAGACAGAGGGTAGTCGAAAGCTTGAGAGGGCCAGCTATGGGAATTATACAAGCTGCTAGACGTAGTAATACTAATGCTACTTTAGAAACATTCTTTGAGGCATTAGATTATGCATACGGCACCCTTGAGGATGTGGGAGATCTCACCTCTAGATTACACCACACGTTCCAGGAACCGACAGAAAAGCTGAGTGCATTTTTGATCAGGTTAGACAAGCTCCTATATAAGATAGTGGATAAAGGAGGTATAGTAAGGGATGATGTGGACAGAAGTCGGATGAAACAGTTACTGCGGGGTGCTTTGACCACCGACCCAGTAGCTCAGAAATTAAGATGTTCAGGAgttaaagaaccctttcctacctTTAATGAACTATTAAAAGAAGTCAAACAAGAAGAGGTATTAATAGAAATGAGAGAGAAAACGGTAAAGAAGGTCAAGGTAATACAACCGGTAGTGGAAAGCAATGCATTTGAAGAGAAGATATTAAAGTTGATGGACGAACAAAGTAAGAAAATTGACAAATTcattgctacacaggctgtgaaTACTTCTCCACAAATATCCGACAGTAGCCCCGTAAGAGGATTAGGTAGAGGGAGTAACAACTTTAATAGAGGATGTTTTAGATGTGGGAGAACTGGACATCGGGCTTTTGAATGCAACTTAAATAGAAATTGGAATCGAAATACTGACAATGCTTCAGGTGGTAACCAGAATACGGAAAGTTCGGGGTCGGGAAACGGACGGGGGCGGTCTGTGGGCCCCTCACAGGCCCCCTAG